A stretch of the Chlorobiota bacterium genome encodes the following:
- a CDS encoding DUF1772 domain-containing protein encodes MNKRIILWTNLTIWYFLFVGMVFDMIIIAANWRTGDLESVKNLRAFFHVTEPGDYFMIKLAVLVFAIISPIAYWRTSKAIRNLLLIALVVTLADITFTMLHFLPINEYVGWYGEKTELDPVKLKEMCQSWWNYNFLRIALDFVGLLVSGRALHKSYSS; translated from the coding sequence ATGAACAAGCGAATTATTCTTTGGACGAATCTTACCATTTGGTATTTCCTATTTGTCGGGATGGTTTTCGACATGATAATTATTGCCGCAAATTGGAGAACCGGTGATTTAGAATCTGTCAAAAACTTGCGTGCTTTTTTTCATGTCACCGAACCTGGAGACTATTTCATGATAAAGTTGGCAGTATTGGTATTCGCAATTATTTCTCCAATCGCTTATTGGCGAACTTCAAAAGCAATTCGCAATTTGTTGCTCATTGCTTTGGTCGTGACTTTAGCTGACATAACTTTTACAATGTTACATTTTCTACCGATTAATGAATATGTAGGTTGGTATGGCGAAAAGACTGAACTCGACCCAGTGAAACTAAAAGAGATGTGTCAATCATGGTGGAATTATAATTTTCTTCGGATAGCACTTGATTTTGTTGGCCTTCTTGTTTCAGGAAGAGCATTACATAAATCATATTCATCTTGA
- a CDS encoding DUF808 family protein — MASGFFAILDDIVALMDDVAINAKLATKKTAGILGDDLAVNAEKSTGFVASREIPVLLAITKGSFINKLIIVPITLLLNNFLPAAIIIILILGGFYLAYEGVEKIVEYFFHKKQPAKKAAVGVIEQDAELEKVKIKSAIITDFMLSVEIVIIALSSVLNKTLSVQILTISLVSIITTVGVYGIVALVVRMDDFGFYMIEKSNKKGFLNAIGLLFVKALPIVIKTFSVVGTIALLLVSGGIFAHNIEYLHHILSEWPTLIKESIFGVIGGIITLIIIAFVKKIISLFKKMI, encoded by the coding sequence ATGGCTTCAGGTTTTTTTGCAATTTTAGACGACATAGTTGCATTGATGGATGACGTTGCTATTAATGCCAAACTTGCTACAAAAAAAACAGCTGGAATACTTGGTGATGATTTGGCTGTTAATGCCGAAAAATCAACGGGTTTTGTAGCCTCCAGAGAAATTCCTGTTTTGTTGGCAATTACAAAAGGTTCATTTATTAACAAGTTGATTATTGTACCTATAACTTTATTGCTAAATAATTTTTTACCGGCAGCCATAATAATAATACTTATACTTGGAGGTTTTTACCTTGCGTATGAAGGTGTAGAAAAAATTGTAGAATACTTTTTTCATAAAAAACAACCCGCAAAGAAAGCAGCAGTTGGTGTAATTGAACAAGATGCTGAATTGGAAAAAGTAAAAATAAAATCAGCTATAATCACCGATTTTATGCTCTCAGTTGAAATTGTAATTATTGCATTAAGTTCAGTATTAAACAAAACTTTAAGTGTACAAATTTTAACCATATCACTTGTTTCCATAATAACTACTGTTGGTGTTTATGGCATTGTAGCGTTGGTTGTTAGAATGGATGATTTTGGATTTTATATGATTGAAAAATCTAATAAGAAGGGTTTTTTAAATGCAATTGGATTATTATTTGTAAAAGCCCTACCAATTGTTATCAAAACATTTTCAGTGGTAGGTACTATAGCTTTATTACTTGTGTCGGGTGGTATTTTTGCACATAATATTGAATATTTGCACCACATTTTATCTGAGTGGCCAACCCTTATAAAAGAATCTATTTTTGGAGTAATAGGAGGAATAATTACGTTAATTATAATTGCTTTTGTCAAAAAAATTATTTCGCTATTTAAAAAAATGATATAA
- a CDS encoding nuclear transport factor 2 family protein: MDKKNRKEKFDNSDSTLTTIENFNLAFNKHDVDGVMNLMTEDCLFENTNPMPDGTHIEGAIKVREFWQHFFIANPDAYFEAEEIIVADNRCIVRWIYHKTKEGKPWHLRGIDVFKVTNGKVAEKLAYVKG, translated from the coding sequence ATGGATAAAAAAAATAGAAAAGAAAAGTTCGATAATTCAGATTCTACATTAACCACAATAGAAAATTTTAATTTAGCTTTTAATAAACATGATGTAGATGGTGTAATGAATCTCATGACTGAAGATTGTTTATTTGAAAATACAAATCCAATGCCAGATGGCACTCATATAGAAGGAGCTATTAAAGTTAGAGAATTTTGGCAACATTTTTTTATTGCGAATCCTGATGCTTATTTTGAAGCGGAAGAAATTATTGTTGCTGACAATCGATGTATAGTAAGATGGATTTATCATAAGACAAAAGAAGGAAAACCCTGGCATTTACGCGGAATCGATGTTTTTAAGGTTACAAATGGGAAAGTGGCTGAAAAATTAGCTTATGTCAAAGGGTAG